In Streptomyces nodosus, one DNA window encodes the following:
- a CDS encoding sulfite exporter TauE/SafE family protein has protein sequence MSSSIPTLLLFGCLTGVTTVLFGFGGGFITVPVVYGVLTVTGRPGVDAMHVAVATSAAVMLVNAAAAALAHWRQGRLRRAYVWPLAAFIAIGAAAGALVTTAIGDTTLRLLFAAYLLVTITDCLVRRGFLSVAHQTHPKPLGRGTTAVGGMGIGLVAAGLGVGGSVMTVPLLRRRGLPMAEATAMANPLSVPVAVAGTLVYALAPTAQAATGSLGYVDLTAGAALLVGSLPTIAVARRLTGRVPDRIYSVAYVVLLLVVLIVMVTVGL, from the coding sequence GTGTCGTCCTCGATCCCCACTCTCCTGCTCTTCGGCTGCCTGACCGGAGTCACCACGGTGCTCTTCGGCTTCGGCGGTGGATTCATCACGGTCCCCGTCGTCTACGGCGTGCTCACCGTCACCGGGCGTCCGGGAGTGGACGCCATGCATGTCGCGGTGGCGACCTCGGCGGCGGTCATGCTGGTGAACGCCGCGGCTGCGGCGCTGGCCCACTGGCGGCAGGGCCGGCTGCGGCGCGCGTACGTCTGGCCGCTGGCCGCGTTCATCGCGATCGGCGCCGCCGCGGGAGCCCTCGTGACCACCGCGATCGGCGACACCACGCTACGGCTGCTGTTCGCCGCCTATCTGCTGGTGACGATCACCGACTGCCTGGTACGCAGGGGCTTTCTCTCCGTGGCCCACCAGACGCACCCGAAGCCCCTGGGCCGGGGCACGACCGCCGTCGGAGGCATGGGCATCGGTCTGGTGGCCGCCGGGCTGGGAGTGGGCGGCAGCGTCATGACGGTTCCCCTGCTGCGGCGCAGGGGCCTCCCCATGGCCGAGGCGACCGCCATGGCCAACCCCCTCAGTGTCCCCGTCGCGGTGGCCGGCACCCTTGTCTACGCCCTCGCTCCCACCGCGCAGGCAGCCACCGGGAGTCTCGGTTACGTCGATCTCACCGCGGGCGCCGCCCTGCTCGTCGGATCGCTGCCGACCATCGCCGTGGCCAGGCGCCTCACCGGCCGCGTCCCGGACCGCATCTACTCCGTCGCGTATGTCGTCCTTCTCCTGGTGGTGCTGATCGTCATGGTGACGGTGGGCCTCTGA
- a CDS encoding DUF5808 domain-containing protein, producing MNPNDDRHWFGIFYFNRDDPRIAVPKRYGWGRTLNYGRPMAWVCTVGAPAAMGLIAHLSKH from the coding sequence ATGAACCCGAATGATGATCGCCACTGGTTCGGGATCTTCTACTTCAACCGGGACGATCCACGTATCGCGGTGCCCAAACGCTACGGGTGGGGCCGGACCTTGAACTACGGCCGCCCGATGGCCTGGGTCTGCACCGTCGGGGCTCCCGCCGCCATGGGGCTGATAGCGCACCTGAGCAAACACTGA
- a CDS encoding bifunctional class I SAM-dependent methyltransferase/NUDIX hydrolase yields MTAGPAFEESWTVYGQRQLDHGYRPPVPDRIDWGFWPGVGPGSEVLGDVRGKRILDIGSGPGHHAVHLARAHGALVDAVDLSPTQHRRALDAHGTEPGVRFLCADVAEHLRHAEPYQAAYGLRTLGCVDPRHLLPALRDGLVDGAPLVFSALHTDSDARPPSSEVVPHEGFVRLCDEEPIPTRIWALTPQLWEHLLTEHGFRVEEIELLSAPDHDNPVVVQLVRARRHRTTGRPRPRVTSRPRTARPPAPHAAIGVGAIVFGERGLLLGRHRHGTWELPGGTVEPGESLHDTVVRELAEETGLVARPEDITLLGTLLDHVDDVVRVTVGAVVTAWQGEPADQPDERVGGWRWWALDELPQGLFVCSAQILTSWRSDLPPIDHAPAHFTPYAGG; encoded by the coding sequence GTGACGGCAGGCCCCGCATTCGAAGAGAGCTGGACGGTCTACGGGCAACGCCAGCTGGACCACGGCTACCGACCTCCCGTGCCGGACCGCATCGACTGGGGGTTCTGGCCGGGCGTGGGCCCCGGGTCCGAGGTCCTCGGGGATGTCCGGGGCAAGCGGATCCTCGACATCGGATCCGGTCCCGGCCACCACGCCGTCCATCTGGCCCGGGCGCACGGTGCCCTGGTGGACGCCGTCGATCTGTCCCCCACCCAGCACCGGCGCGCGCTGGACGCTCATGGCACGGAGCCCGGAGTGCGCTTCCTGTGCGCCGACGTCGCCGAGCATCTGCGTCACGCGGAGCCGTACCAGGCCGCCTACGGCCTCCGCACCCTCGGCTGTGTCGATCCGCGCCATCTGCTGCCGGCGCTGCGGGACGGGCTGGTCGACGGCGCGCCCCTCGTCTTCTCCGCCCTCCACACCGACTCCGACGCACGGCCCCCGTCCAGCGAGGTGGTGCCCCACGAGGGGTTCGTCCGGCTGTGCGACGAGGAGCCCATCCCCACCCGGATATGGGCGCTCACCCCACAGCTGTGGGAGCACCTGCTCACCGAGCACGGGTTCCGGGTGGAGGAGATCGAGCTGCTCAGCGCACCGGACCACGACAACCCCGTGGTCGTCCAGCTCGTCCGGGCCCGGCGCCACCGCACCACCGGCCGGCCCCGCCCTCGGGTGACCAGTCGTCCACGAACCGCCCGGCCACCCGCACCGCACGCCGCGATCGGCGTCGGAGCCATCGTGTTCGGCGAGCGGGGCCTGCTCCTGGGACGGCACCGGCACGGCACCTGGGAGCTGCCCGGGGGCACCGTCGAACCCGGGGAGTCCCTCCATGACACCGTCGTACGCGAACTCGCCGAGGAGACCGGGCTCGTCGCACGCCCCGAGGACATCACTCTGCTGGGCACGCTCCTCGACCACGTCGACGACGTCGTGCGCGTCACCGTCGGTGCCGTCGTCACGGCATGGCAGGGCGAGCCCGCCGACCAGCCGGACGAAAGGGTGGGCGGCTGGCGGTGGTGGGCCCTGGACGAGCTGCCGCAGGGGCTGTTCGTGTGCAGCGCCCAGATCCTCACGTCCTGGCGTTCCGATCTGCCGCCCATCGATCATGCACCGGCGCACTTCACCCCGTACGCCGGAGGCTGA
- a CDS encoding eCIS core domain-containing protein yields the protein MRAYDQGQEHEHDAPGKAAREAPDQASAELPHLLKAAATGRLEVIGRSGMSTLQRTVGNAAVGAALQREAEPEPEHREERSSVHDVVSSGGGQPLDTDTRTDMEGRLGADFSSVRVHTGSAAHESAKEVGAHAYTVGDNIVFQRESYDPSSHQGRTTLAHELTHVIQQRNGPVDGAEAPGGIRVSDPSDRFEQEATANAERALATSAPPPAPAPAADAPSPQAAPQTPAAVGAPVQRQAADEDEEPADVQGSFVQRAVEDGGQEEKEEDSGSET from the coding sequence ATGCGTGCATACGATCAGGGACAGGAACATGAGCACGATGCGCCCGGCAAGGCGGCCCGGGAGGCCCCCGATCAGGCGTCGGCAGAGCTTCCGCACCTGCTGAAGGCCGCCGCCACCGGGCGTTTGGAGGTGATCGGCCGCTCCGGGATGAGCACCCTTCAGCGGACGGTCGGCAATGCGGCCGTCGGCGCGGCACTCCAGCGGGAGGCCGAACCGGAGCCGGAGCACCGCGAGGAGCGTTCCAGCGTCCACGATGTGGTCTCGTCCGGCGGCGGTCAGCCCCTGGACACCGACACCCGCACGGACATGGAGGGCCGGCTCGGCGCCGACTTCTCCTCCGTGCGGGTGCACACCGGATCAGCGGCGCACGAGTCGGCGAAGGAGGTCGGCGCCCACGCCTACACGGTCGGCGACAACATCGTCTTCCAGCGGGAGAGTTACGATCCCTCCTCGCACCAGGGCCGCACCACGCTCGCCCATGAGCTCACCCATGTCATCCAGCAGCGCAACGGCCCGGTGGACGGCGCGGAGGCGCCGGGCGGGATCCGGGTGAGCGATCCCTCCGACCGCTTCGAGCAGGAGGCGACGGCCAACGCCGAGCGCGCGCTGGCCACTTCGGCACCGCCTCCGGCCCCGGCCCCGGCTGCCGACGCACCCTCCCCGCAGGCCGCCCCGCAGACCCCTGCCGCCGTCGGCGCCCCGGTGCAACGCCAGGCCGCCGACGAGGACGAGGAACCGGCGGATGTGCAGGGGTCGTTCGTCCAACGAGCCGTGGAGGACGGAGGCCAGGAGGAGAAGGAGGAGGATTCCGGGTCCGAGACCTGA
- a CDS encoding COG1470 family protein translates to MSLSASLDESSVTVEPGGRADLPVQVLNSGTIVEECRFEVVGPCADWATVEPESLSLYPGATGSATVRLHPPRTSQVAPGEIPLGLRVMPTSDGGEPVVLERAVTVGQFTETTAELVPPGSSGAWRGRHRLAVDSRGNTPVTITLSARGATERSRLALDPAELEIPPGQAEFATLTVRPAKRLWRGTPITHPFQVTVAPRVEEGQEPHQPVILDGSYEQQAVLPRWLPRALVVAVLVAAALVGLWYSVLRPAVRSAAREAITPEVVESAARQGDADANGGGNGKGQGASGGGEGGAAGSGGASATPGGDASSAPGDGATAQPGEPGGPAVPKSARVQVQAAVGGGATRRTAYTVPKGKTFELTDIVVQNPQGDAGTLVVATDDGQLLNLALENFRDSDYHFVTPIEVPSGGRITLAVSCRQVGKPVKAPAPSQCSESLFLGGKISANAKADG, encoded by the coding sequence ATGAGTCTTTCGGCGAGCCTGGACGAGTCCTCCGTCACCGTCGAGCCCGGCGGCCGGGCGGATCTTCCGGTGCAGGTGCTCAACTCGGGGACCATTGTTGAGGAGTGCCGGTTCGAGGTGGTCGGGCCGTGCGCCGACTGGGCCACCGTGGAACCGGAGAGCCTGTCGCTGTACCCGGGCGCGACCGGCAGCGCCACCGTCAGGCTGCACCCGCCCCGCACCTCCCAGGTGGCGCCCGGAGAGATCCCGCTCGGGCTGCGCGTGATGCCGACGAGTGACGGCGGCGAACCGGTCGTTCTCGAACGGGCCGTGACGGTGGGGCAGTTCACCGAGACCACCGCGGAACTGGTGCCGCCCGGTTCGAGCGGTGCATGGCGCGGGCGGCACAGACTGGCCGTGGACAGCAGGGGCAATACGCCCGTCACGATCACGCTGAGCGCGCGAGGGGCGACCGAGCGGTCACGGCTCGCCCTCGACCCCGCGGAGCTGGAGATCCCGCCCGGCCAGGCCGAGTTCGCCACACTGACCGTGCGGCCGGCCAAGCGGCTGTGGCGTGGTACGCCGATCACCCATCCCTTCCAGGTGACGGTGGCCCCCAGGGTGGAGGAGGGGCAGGAGCCGCACCAGCCGGTGATCCTCGACGGTTCCTACGAGCAGCAGGCCGTCCTGCCCCGCTGGCTTCCGCGCGCTCTCGTCGTGGCGGTGCTGGTGGCGGCCGCGCTGGTGGGGCTCTGGTACTCGGTGCTGCGGCCCGCCGTACGATCGGCCGCCCGTGAGGCGATCACCCCGGAGGTCGTCGAGTCCGCGGCACGGCAGGGGGACGCCGACGCGAACGGCGGCGGGAACGGAAAGGGCCAGGGGGCGTCCGGGGGCGGTGAGGGGGGCGCGGCCGGCTCCGGAGGTGCGTCCGCGACCCCGGGCGGCGATGCGTCCTCGGCCCCCGGCGACGGCGCGACCGCCCAGCCAGGTGAGCCCGGCGGGCCCGCGGTACCGAAGAGCGCCCGGGTGCAGGTGCAGGCCGCGGTGGGCGGCGGTGCCACCCGGCGGACCGCTTATACGGTGCCGAAGGGCAAGACCTTCGAGCTCACCGACATCGTGGTGCAGAACCCGCAGGGTGACGCGGGCACCCTGGTCGTCGCCACCGACGACGGGCAACTGCTGAACCTGGCGCTGGAGAACTTCCGGGACTCCGACTACCACTTCGTCACCCCCATCGAGGTGCCCTCGGGCGGCCGGATCACCCTTGCCGTGAGCTGCCGGCAGGTGGGCAAGCCGGTCAAGGCCCCGGCGCCGTCCCAGTGTTCGGAGTCGCTGTTCCTCGGCGGGAAGATCTCGGCGAACGCGAAGGCCGACGGCTGA
- a CDS encoding FtsX-like permease family protein, with protein MKERSLNRQLMTVGWHAGRSVRGGALRFVALVCAAAALTLAVTALVLSAAAYDGRDQRSAARNPVVHDSDPARPAVALWQSSFDEIEQEQYSVIHIAPLTQGAPLPPGLRTWPKPGQSVLSPALAERGASHGILTRYGRASGRIAERGLADPGELLAYVRPADDRFIDREKAFTINGYGVPGAMFGNSQNVESLKVLTTTVLGLLVLPALGLTVVAVRMGAEARRRRTVLLDALGASWTARTLVNCGESLLPAFVGTALGLAPAFWASHIEVTLPLTDYTVSSADVARTTATWLLGALASCVVVVLTASALHRVRRDGGTRLRAAGGRLPRWWPAVFPFAVLFTVRGPEPLSHGNTFLFLLIYSAGVALTLATLPSVIGLLIALIGRALGWTGRRTGMSGTLVAGRWMAHHPGITVRLVAGLVIAVGLVGQVQLHSSRLSSDYAAARASADRLGDTVYTVTQPDLGDRTRAFLAELPSGVQAYSMTGRTDAHNRTIVSVQAPCTALEAIKRSCDHPAPFGVTDPDARLSELARWFSDGADISLRVGPVTATPATGDDRYLVLLDAHGKSLPADRIRQAAFTRLSPTPNVEIPGGSWLGGTVARAGRGAWVALFGVAGITAMALALSLNSLAEFQRFSRSVAPLGVLTGRRLIFLATAAWTLLLPLLLAAGLGLLTNAWLATPLTDPVVGASPSTAVLVSLTITLVVVAFAVWLIGSVSAVRTTDRWKPETD; from the coding sequence GTGAAAGAGCGTTCGCTGAACCGGCAGTTGATGACGGTCGGCTGGCATGCGGGACGGTCGGTGCGGGGCGGCGCGCTCCGGTTCGTCGCACTGGTCTGTGCCGCGGCCGCCCTCACACTGGCCGTGACGGCACTGGTCCTCTCCGCGGCCGCATACGACGGCCGTGACCAGCGCAGTGCGGCACGCAACCCGGTCGTCCACGACAGCGATCCCGCGCGGCCTGCCGTCGCGCTCTGGCAGTCCTCCTTCGACGAGATCGAGCAGGAGCAGTACTCCGTCATCCACATTGCGCCACTGACACAGGGCGCGCCGCTGCCTCCCGGTCTGCGCACCTGGCCGAAGCCGGGGCAGTCGGTGCTCTCCCCCGCCCTTGCCGAGCGGGGCGCCTCCCACGGCATCCTGACGCGTTACGGCCGGGCCTCGGGCCGGATCGCCGAGCGGGGGCTGGCCGATCCCGGCGAACTCCTCGCCTATGTCCGTCCGGCGGACGACCGGTTCATCGATCGGGAAAAGGCCTTCACCATCAATGGTTACGGTGTGCCGGGCGCGATGTTCGGGAACAGTCAGAACGTCGAATCGCTGAAGGTTCTGACAACGACGGTGCTGGGCCTGCTGGTTCTGCCCGCGCTCGGACTGACGGTGGTGGCCGTCCGGATGGGGGCGGAGGCCCGCCGGCGCCGGACCGTGCTCCTCGACGCGCTCGGTGCCTCATGGACCGCGCGGACCCTGGTCAACTGCGGCGAGTCGCTGCTGCCGGCCTTCGTCGGAACGGCGCTGGGACTCGCTCCGGCCTTCTGGGCCTCGCACATCGAGGTGACCCTGCCGCTGACCGACTACACCGTGTCGAGCGCGGACGTGGCCCGGACCACCGCCACCTGGCTGCTCGGGGCGCTGGCCTCGTGCGTGGTGGTGGTCCTGACGGCTTCGGCCCTGCACCGTGTCCGGCGGGACGGCGGGACCCGACTGCGGGCCGCGGGCGGCCGGCTGCCCCGGTGGTGGCCGGCGGTCTTCCCCTTCGCGGTCCTCTTCACCGTCCGGGGACCCGAGCCGCTGTCCCACGGCAACACGTTCCTGTTTCTGCTGATCTACAGCGCCGGCGTCGCTCTGACACTGGCCACGCTGCCGTCCGTGATCGGGCTGCTGATCGCCCTGATCGGTCGGGCTCTCGGCTGGACCGGTCGCCGCACCGGGATGTCCGGCACCCTGGTGGCCGGACGATGGATGGCCCACCACCCCGGCATCACCGTGCGACTGGTGGCGGGACTGGTCATCGCCGTCGGCCTGGTCGGCCAGGTGCAGCTCCACAGCAGCCGTCTGAGTTCCGACTACGCGGCGGCCCGCGCCTCGGCCGACCGGCTCGGCGACACCGTCTACACGGTGACCCAGCCGGACCTCGGCGACCGCACCCGCGCGTTCCTGGCCGAGCTCCCGTCGGGCGTGCAGGCCTACTCGATGACCGGCCGCACCGACGCCCACAACCGCACCATCGTCTCCGTTCAGGCTCCCTGCACGGCACTCGAAGCGATCAAGCGCTCATGCGATCACCCCGCACCGTTCGGTGTCACGGACCCCGACGCGCGGCTGAGCGAACTCGCCCGCTGGTTCTCCGACGGAGCCGACATCTCACTGCGTGTGGGTCCCGTCACCGCCACACCGGCAACCGGTGACGACCGCTACCTCGTCCTGCTGGACGCCCATGGAAAATCGCTGCCCGCCGACCGGATCCGTCAGGCGGCCTTCACCCGTCTTTCGCCGACCCCGAACGTGGAAATCCCGGGAGGGAGCTGGCTCGGGGGTACCGTGGCCCGGGCCGGCCGCGGCGCCTGGGTCGCCCTGTTCGGCGTGGCCGGCATCACGGCGATGGCCCTTGCCCTGAGCCTCAACAGCCTCGCCGAGTTCCAGCGCTTCAGCCGCTCCGTCGCGCCTCTCGGCGTACTCACGGGCCGACGCCTCATCTTCCTGGCGACCGCCGCCTGGACCCTGCTGCTCCCCCTCCTCCTCGCTGCCGGTCTCGGCCTGCTGACCAACGCATGGCTGGCCACCCCACTCACCGACCCCGTCGTCGGGGCGTCCCCGTCCACCGCCGTCCTGGTCTCCCTGACCATCACTCTCGTCGTGGTCGCCTTCGCCGTCTGGCTCATCGGCTCCGTCTCGGCCGTCCGCACCACCGACCGCTGGAAACCCGAAACCGACTGA
- a CDS encoding ABC transporter ATP-binding protein, translating to MSAPESAVAVDSLSYALPDRALLDDITLRVSYGESVAVTGASGSGKSTLLMCLLGLTTPHTGTVRIAGRDIVPMRGRALARHRRAHVGMVFQFGELLAELTPSENVALAGLLAGLPRREAYARAGRLLAELGVPADGSPTAHLSGGERQRTAVARALVNEPALLLADEPTGALDSVNREAVADLLFSLPKQRRCALLVVTHDASVAARADRTLLLEAGRLEAPVSAS from the coding sequence GTGTCGGCTCCCGAGAGCGCCGTGGCGGTCGATTCGCTCAGCTACGCCTTACCTGACCGTGCTCTTCTGGACGACATCACCCTGCGTGTCTCCTACGGTGAGTCGGTCGCGGTGACGGGTGCCAGCGGCAGCGGGAAGAGCACGCTGCTGATGTGTCTGCTGGGGCTGACCACACCACACACGGGGACGGTCAGGATCGCGGGCCGCGACATCGTGCCGATGCGCGGCCGCGCCCTGGCGCGGCACCGCCGGGCACATGTGGGGATGGTCTTTCAGTTCGGCGAGCTGCTGGCCGAACTGACGCCGTCGGAGAACGTGGCCCTGGCCGGTCTGCTGGCGGGACTGCCGCGCCGGGAGGCCTACGCGCGGGCCGGCCGTCTGCTGGCGGAACTGGGTGTACCGGCCGACGGGTCCCCGACAGCTCACCTGTCGGGTGGTGAGCGCCAACGCACGGCGGTGGCACGGGCGTTGGTCAATGAGCCTGCCCTGCTGCTGGCGGACGAACCGACCGGGGCACTGGACTCGGTGAATCGGGAGGCGGTCGCCGACCTGCTGTTCTCATTGCCGAAGCAGCGGCGGTGCGCGCTGCTGGTCGTCACGCACGATGCGTCCGTGGCCGCTCGGGCGGACCGCACGCTCCTGCTGGAGGCCGGGCGGCTGGAGGCTCCGGTGAGCGCCTCGTGA
- a CDS encoding flavin-containing monooxygenase — translation MPSEETEVVVVGAGQAGVAMSEHLGAHGVPHIVLERHRIAERWRSERWDSLVANGPAWHDRFPGLEFSDVAPDAFASKEQVADYFVAYAEKIGAPVRCGVEVTSVRRHTGRSGFRVGTSQGSIDARFVVAATGPFQQPVIPPVVPDGAVPVQIHSSGYRNPEQLPEGAVLVVGAGSSGVQIADELRRSGRRVLLSVGPHDRPPREYRGRDFCWWLGVLGLWDADTPPQGAEHVTIAVSGARGGHTVDFRALAGAGIELVGMTASHQDGVLRFAPDLAANIALGDARYLALLRAADEYVERNGLDLPEEPEAHVLGPDPECVTDPVLELDLAEAGITSIVWATGFATDYSWLEADAFDENGRPKQRRGVSSEPGVYFLGLPWLSRRGSSFIWGVWHDARYIADHIATRRRYLAHGTTDRPGTAPATGKN, via the coding sequence ATGCCGAGTGAAGAGACCGAAGTAGTCGTCGTCGGGGCGGGCCAGGCCGGCGTGGCGATGAGTGAGCACCTGGGAGCCCACGGTGTGCCGCACATCGTCCTGGAGCGGCACCGGATAGCCGAGCGCTGGCGTTCGGAGCGGTGGGATTCCCTGGTCGCCAACGGGCCCGCGTGGCACGACCGGTTCCCGGGGCTGGAGTTCTCCGATGTCGCCCCCGACGCCTTCGCCTCGAAGGAGCAGGTCGCGGACTACTTCGTCGCGTACGCGGAGAAGATCGGCGCCCCGGTCCGGTGCGGTGTCGAGGTGACCTCGGTGCGGAGGCACACGGGTCGGTCCGGCTTCCGGGTCGGGACGTCGCAGGGCTCCATCGACGCACGCTTCGTCGTGGCCGCCACCGGACCGTTCCAGCAGCCCGTGATCCCGCCCGTCGTCCCGGACGGCGCCGTCCCCGTGCAGATCCACTCCAGCGGGTACCGCAACCCGGAACAACTGCCCGAGGGCGCGGTCCTCGTGGTCGGGGCCGGCTCCTCGGGGGTCCAGATCGCCGACGAGCTGCGCCGGTCCGGTCGTCGGGTCCTTCTCTCCGTCGGCCCGCACGACCGCCCTCCCCGCGAGTACCGCGGACGAGACTTCTGCTGGTGGCTCGGTGTGCTCGGGCTCTGGGACGCGGACACGCCTCCGCAGGGTGCCGAACATGTCACCATCGCGGTCAGCGGCGCCCGCGGCGGCCACACCGTGGACTTCCGCGCCCTGGCCGGCGCCGGCATCGAGCTGGTCGGCATGACCGCCTCCCACCAGGACGGCGTACTGCGCTTCGCGCCGGATCTCGCCGCGAACATCGCACTCGGCGACGCCCGCTACCTCGCGCTCCTCCGGGCGGCCGACGAGTACGTCGAGCGCAACGGGCTCGACCTCCCCGAGGAGCCGGAGGCCCATGTCCTCGGACCGGACCCGGAGTGCGTGACCGATCCCGTCCTGGAGCTCGACCTGGCCGAGGCCGGCATCACCTCGATCGTCTGGGCGACCGGCTTCGCCACCGACTACAGCTGGCTGGAGGCCGACGCCTTCGACGAGAACGGCCGGCCGAAGCAGCGCCGAGGGGTGTCCTCCGAACCCGGCGTCTACTTCCTGGGCCTGCCCTGGCTGTCCCGCCGCGGATCAAGCTTCATCTGGGGTGTCTGGCACGACGCCCGATACATCGCCGACCACATCGCGACCCGGCGACGCTACCTCGCCCACGGCACCACCGACCGGCCCGGTACCGCGCCGGCGACCGGTAAGAACTGA
- a CDS encoding DUF1028 domain-containing protein, translated as MTFSLVVRDGGRFGLVVSSSSPAVAARVAHLRPGIGAAASQNITDPGLGTELLDGLARHGDAERALADVTGAARHAPTIDYRQLTVLGRTGAGFVHNGSRTLGRHASATTDGAVAAGNMLAAEHIPQVLLDAYATATGELEERLLAALRAALAAGGEEGPVHSAGLAVVADVDWRVTDLRVDWADDPVDRLGELLAVWLPQRDDYVRRGLDPASAPSYGVPGDL; from the coding sequence ATGACGTTCTCCCTGGTGGTCCGCGACGGCGGACGGTTCGGCCTCGTGGTGAGCTCCTCCAGCCCCGCGGTCGCGGCCCGGGTCGCGCATCTGCGCCCCGGTATCGGTGCGGCGGCCTCGCAGAACATCACCGACCCCGGACTCGGCACCGAACTCCTGGACGGGCTGGCGCGACACGGCGACGCCGAGCGCGCGCTGGCCGATGTCACCGGTGCGGCTCGGCACGCGCCCACCATCGACTACCGGCAGCTGACCGTGCTGGGCCGCACCGGAGCCGGGTTCGTGCACAACGGCTCCCGCACCCTGGGCAGACATGCCTCGGCCACCACGGACGGCGCGGTGGCGGCGGGCAACATGCTGGCCGCCGAGCACATTCCCCAGGTCCTCCTGGACGCCTATGCGACGGCGACCGGCGAGCTGGAGGAGCGGCTGCTCGCCGCCCTGCGGGCCGCGCTGGCGGCGGGCGGCGAGGAAGGGCCGGTGCACTCCGCGGGCCTCGCGGTTGTCGCGGACGTGGACTGGCGGGTGACCGATCTGCGCGTGGACTGGGCCGACGACCCCGTCGACCGGCTCGGCGAACTCCTCGCCGTATGGCTGCCCCAGCGCGACGACTATGTGCGACGCGGCCTCGATCCGGCCTCCGCGCCCTCCTACGGCGTACCGGGAGACCTGTGA
- a CDS encoding RidA family protein, with protein sequence MTSTSQGHQVKAPIVAGGHTRIRPFNTRDTYPEQNLDNDLCQAVVAGDTVYVRGQIGQDLDTSESVGIGDAGAQAEQAMANIKMLLEEAGSRMEHLVKLTIYLVDPRYRETVYRTVGRWTKGVHPISTGLVVSALARPEWLCEIDAIAVIPDEERS encoded by the coding sequence ATGACCTCCACGAGCCAGGGCCACCAGGTGAAGGCCCCGATCGTGGCCGGCGGGCACACCCGCATCCGGCCGTTCAACACCCGTGACACCTATCCCGAGCAGAACCTCGACAACGACCTCTGCCAGGCCGTGGTGGCCGGCGACACCGTCTATGTCCGCGGCCAGATCGGCCAGGACCTCGACACCAGTGAGTCCGTGGGCATCGGCGACGCCGGAGCCCAGGCCGAGCAGGCCATGGCCAACATCAAGATGCTGCTCGAAGAGGCGGGCAGCCGGATGGAGCACCTGGTCAAGCTGACGATCTATCTGGTCGACCCCCGCTACCGGGAGACGGTGTACCGCACGGTGGGCCGCTGGACCAAGGGCGTACACCCCATCTCCACCGGCCTGGTGGTGTCGGCCCTGGCCCGACCCGAGTGGCTGTGCGAGATCGACGCGATCGCGGTGATCCCGGACGAGGAGCGGTCATGA